From Vibrio aerogenes, a single genomic window includes:
- the sfsA gene encoding DNA/RNA nuclease SfsA yields MQYEPSLNSALLLKRYKRFLADVQRPDGHVMTIHCANTGAMTGCAEPGSTVWYSTSDNPKRKYPCSWELTQTTDNHFICVNTQRANILVKEAILSGVIEELQGYDQLKTEVRYGQENSRIDIFLSSPSQPDCYVEVKSVTLLDNHIREGCSTGQGFFPDAKTLRGQKHLRELIDVARNGHRAVLLFAVLHSGIEKVSPAHHIDANYSDLLQEAREEGVEVICYKAILSKHEIKLVSAVQLNQ; encoded by the coding sequence TCAGCGACCGGATGGGCATGTCATGACAATACATTGTGCCAATACCGGTGCGATGACAGGTTGTGCGGAACCGGGCAGTACCGTGTGGTACTCCACATCCGACAACCCAAAAAGAAAATACCCTTGCAGCTGGGAGTTAACCCAGACGACCGATAATCATTTCATCTGTGTTAATACACAACGTGCAAATATTTTAGTCAAAGAAGCGATTCTTTCCGGGGTGATCGAGGAACTTCAGGGGTATGATCAATTAAAAACCGAAGTTAGATATGGACAAGAGAACAGCCGGATTGATATCTTCTTGTCTTCGCCATCACAACCTGATTGTTATGTCGAAGTCAAGAGCGTGACTCTGCTTGATAACCATATCCGGGAAGGTTGCAGCACAGGACAGGGATTTTTTCCTGATGCAAAAACCCTCCGGGGGCAGAAACACCTCAGGGAATTGATCGATGTTGCTCGAAATGGACACCGGGCCGTACTTCTTTTTGCTGTTTTACATTCAGGGATTGAAAAAGTCTCGCCGGCACACCATATAGATGCAAATTATTCAGATTTACTTCAAGAGGCACGAGAAGAAGGCGTGGAAGTCATATGCTACAAGGCTATACTTTCCAAACATGAGATAAAACTCGTTTCTGCAGTTCAGTTGAACCAGTAA